A window of the Acidovorax sp. YS12 genome harbors these coding sequences:
- a CDS encoding response regulator transcription factor produces the protein MRLLLVEDDPMIGEAVRDLLRAERYAVDWATDGDMADAALSTQAYDLVLLDLGLPRRDGLAVLRALRARKDRTPVLIATARDGVAQRVQGLDAGADDYVLKPYDLEELLARIRALLRRAAGRAEPVYEHQGVSVTPATREVRVQGRPVALSAREWAVLEALIARPGSVLSRQQLEDKLYGWGGEISSNAVEVYIHGLRKKLGAHLVLNVRGLGYMVPR, from the coding sequence ATGCGCCTGCTGCTCGTGGAAGACGACCCGATGATCGGCGAAGCCGTGCGCGATCTGCTGCGCGCCGAACGCTACGCCGTGGACTGGGCCACCGATGGCGACATGGCGGACGCCGCTCTGAGCACCCAGGCCTACGATCTCGTGCTGCTCGACCTGGGCCTGCCGCGCCGTGATGGCCTGGCGGTGCTGCGCGCCCTGCGGGCACGCAAGGACCGCACGCCGGTCCTGATCGCCACGGCGCGCGACGGCGTGGCCCAGCGCGTGCAGGGGCTCGACGCCGGGGCCGACGACTATGTGCTCAAGCCCTATGACCTGGAGGAGCTGCTGGCGCGTATCCGAGCGCTGCTGCGCCGTGCCGCCGGGCGCGCCGAGCCGGTGTACGAACACCAGGGCGTGTCCGTCACGCCGGCCACGCGCGAGGTGCGGGTGCAGGGCCGGCCCGTGGCGCTGTCGGCGCGCGAGTGGGCGGTGCTGGAGGCGCTGATCGCCCGCCCCGGCTCCGTGCTGTCGCGCCAGCAACTGGAAGACAAGCTCTACGGCTGGGGCGGCGAGATCAGCAGCAACGCCGTGGAGGTCTACATCCACGGCCTGCGCAAGAAGCTGGGGGCGCACCTGGTGCTCAATGTGCGCGGCCTGGGCTACATGGTGCCGCGATGA
- a CDS encoding sensor histidine kinase N-terminal domain-containing protein: MKPPRWPTSLRWRLLALLFTAVLCTALAQATLAYRSALAEADALFDHQMQQTAFALRAGLPPDAQAWGGGPRAEYQNDEFIVQVWTNEGLRIFESAVGTALPQLAVLGFTNVQVRGATYRVFSLQTRAQVIQVAHDMAARRAMARALALRSLLPLAVMAPLLALWVWWTVRHLLAPVERVRRQIARRQADDLGAVSETHLPDEVQPLVRELNLLLARVRSAFEAQQHFVADAAHELRSPLAALKLQVQGLRRAPDDAARQQAVARLDAGLDRATRLVEQLLVLARQEASAAAGPALVPVDCDALVRQALADAAPGAQARGIDLGLAPACAADGAAAWAAGLPEALRILLRNLLDNAVKYTPAGGRVDAGWRAVPGGVELWVEDSGPGIPAAERARVLDRFYRAPESVQGTQGSGLGLAIVQAIARRHGAALTLEDASHLGGLRAALTLQASAGPVGPTCMDVSCSVAEGVQP; encoded by the coding sequence ATGAAGCCGCCGCGCTGGCCGACCTCGCTGCGCTGGCGGCTGCTGGCGCTGCTTTTCACGGCTGTGCTGTGCACCGCACTGGCGCAGGCCACGCTGGCATACCGCAGCGCCCTGGCCGAGGCCGATGCGCTGTTCGACCACCAGATGCAGCAAACCGCGTTTGCCTTGCGCGCCGGCCTGCCGCCCGACGCCCAGGCCTGGGGTGGCGGCCCGCGCGCCGAGTACCAGAACGACGAATTCATCGTGCAGGTATGGACGAACGAAGGCCTGCGCATCTTCGAGTCCGCCGTGGGGACGGCACTGCCGCAACTGGCGGTGCTGGGCTTCACCAACGTGCAGGTGCGCGGCGCCACCTACCGCGTTTTTTCGCTGCAGACGCGGGCGCAGGTCATCCAGGTGGCGCATGACATGGCCGCGCGCAGGGCCATGGCGCGGGCCCTGGCGCTGCGTTCGCTGCTGCCGCTGGCCGTGATGGCGCCGCTGCTGGCGCTGTGGGTGTGGTGGACGGTGCGCCATCTGCTGGCACCCGTGGAGCGGGTGCGCCGCCAGATCGCGCGGCGCCAGGCCGACGACCTGGGCGCGGTCAGCGAGACGCACCTGCCCGACGAAGTGCAGCCCCTGGTGCGGGAGCTGAACCTGCTGCTGGCGCGCGTGCGCAGCGCCTTCGAGGCGCAGCAGCATTTCGTGGCCGATGCTGCGCATGAACTGCGTTCCCCGCTGGCCGCGCTCAAGCTGCAGGTGCAGGGCCTGCGCCGCGCGCCCGACGACGCCGCGCGCCAGCAGGCCGTGGCGCGCCTGGATGCCGGCCTGGACCGTGCCACGCGCCTGGTCGAGCAACTGCTGGTGCTGGCGCGGCAGGAGGCCAGCGCCGCCGCCGGGCCGGCCCTGGTGCCGGTGGACTGCGACGCGCTGGTGCGCCAGGCGCTGGCCGATGCGGCGCCGGGGGCGCAGGCGCGTGGCATCGACCTGGGCTTGGCGCCCGCGTGCGCCGCCGATGGCGCCGCGGCTTGGGCGGCGGGGCTGCCCGAGGCCTTGCGCATCCTGCTGCGCAACCTGCTGGACAACGCGGTCAAATACACCCCCGCGGGCGGGCGCGTCGATGCCGGATGGCGCGCCGTGCCGGGCGGTGTGGAGCTGTGGGTGGAGGACAGCGGCCCGGGCATTCCCGCCGCCGAGCGGGCGCGCGTACTGGATCGCTTTTACCGTGCGCCGGAGTCCGTCCAGGGCACGCAGGGCAGCGGCCTGGGCCTGGCCATCGTGCAGGCCATTGCCCGGCGGCATGGCGCGGCGCTGACGCTGGAAGACGCGTCGCATCTAGGGGGGCTGCGCGCGGCGTTGACGCTGCAGGCGTCTGCTGGTCCGGTTGGTCCGACTTGCATGGACGTTTCGTGCAGTGTTGCTGAAGGCGTTCAACCGTGA
- the infA gene encoding translation initiation factor IF-1, with amino-acid sequence MSKEDLIEMQGKVDEVLPDTRYRVTLENGHQLVAYAGGKMRKHRIRVLAGDRVTLEMSPYDLNKGRITFRHIESRSGGANAAQRRRR; translated from the coding sequence GTGTCCAAAGAAGACCTGATTGAAATGCAAGGGAAGGTCGATGAAGTGCTTCCCGACACCCGTTACCGCGTGACGCTTGAAAACGGCCACCAGCTTGTTGCCTACGCTGGCGGAAAGATGCGCAAGCACCGCATCAGGGTTCTCGCCGGAGATCGTGTGACATTGGAAATGTCTCCATACGACCTCAACAAAGGGCGCATCACGTTCCGGCATATCGAGAGCCGCTCTGGCGGCGCCAATGCCGCCCAGCGCCGCCGCCGCTGA
- a CDS encoding RNA-binding protein has protein sequence MNNKLYVGNLAYSVTNESLIQFFSQFGSVTSAKVMTDRETGRSKGFGFVEMDTEAQAKSAIDGAHGRTIDGRALTVNIARPMEPRPSFGGGGANRDGYRGGGRY, from the coding sequence ATGAACAACAAGCTTTATGTGGGCAACCTTGCCTATTCCGTGACCAATGAATCGTTGATTCAATTTTTCTCTCAGTTCGGTTCGGTGACCAGCGCAAAGGTCATGACCGACCGGGAGACCGGGCGCTCCAAGGGTTTCGGCTTTGTCGAGATGGACACTGAAGCGCAGGCCAAGTCTGCGATTGATGGTGCCCATGGCAGGACGATCGATGGACGCGCATTGACGGTCAACATCGCTCGCCCGATGGAGCCTCGGCCGAGTTTTGGCGGTGGTGGCGCAAACCGAGACGGCTACCGGGGCGGTGGGCGCTACTGA